The following are encoded in a window of Candidatus Polarisedimenticolia bacterium genomic DNA:
- a CDS encoding UvrD-helicase domain-containing protein, giving the protein MLESLNDKQREAVLATEGPLLILAGAGSGKTRVIVHRIAHLLHEGKARPEEIFAVTFTNKAAAEMKSRVAELLGAESIGAWVSTFHSLGLRILRIEGERLGYRRGFVIYDDDDQIALLKDLLREENVDDRAFPPRRVLSAISNAKNLLVPPERY; this is encoded by the coding sequence ATGCTCGAATCCCTCAACGACAAGCAGCGCGAGGCGGTCCTCGCGACGGAAGGTCCGCTCCTGATCCTGGCCGGCGCCGGATCGGGCAAGACGCGTGTCATCGTCCATCGCATCGCCCACCTGCTGCACGAAGGCAAGGCCCGGCCCGAGGAGATCTTCGCCGTCACCTTCACCAACAAGGCGGCGGCCGAGATGAAGTCCCGGGTGGCCGAGCTGCTCGGCGCCGAGTCGATCGGCGCCTGGGTCTCCACGTTCCATTCGCTGGGGTTGCGCATCCTGCGCATCGAGGGGGAGCGCCTCGGCTATCGGCGCGGCTTCGTCATCTACGATGACGACGATCAAATCGCGCTGCTGAAGGACCTGCTGCGCGAGGAGAACGTCGACGACAGGGCCTTTCCGCCTCGCCGGGTCCTGTCCGCCATCAGCAACGCCAAGAACCTGCTGGTGCCTCCGGAGCGCTAC